The Halorhabdus sp. BNX81 genome includes a region encoding these proteins:
- a CDS encoding pirin family protein → MSLESTGTLYKAPRTDVSQNQGKFRTHFNFPGRNLPDHDDHGYGPLATVVESFMDPDTLISMHQHRNEEIISWVPAGVMRHDDGEGNKLVTDPEHMMVMNAGSGFWHEERTLADDPPLRMLQIFVRPHSLDLEPDIQHEPIPEPVDNEWRHLFGPEGSEAPLSVRNDVHFYDVHLEEGASVDLPTESGWDTYFYVFDGAVTTGDTHFGKTESGLLVEDTATTVTAGTETLLVAFTIDPDAPVTRQGTIGR, encoded by the coding sequence ATGAGTCTCGAATCGACGGGCACGCTGTATAAAGCGCCACGTACGGACGTTTCCCAGAACCAGGGGAAGTTTCGCACCCATTTCAATTTCCCCGGGAGGAACCTTCCCGATCACGACGACCACGGGTACGGCCCGCTCGCGACTGTCGTCGAGTCGTTCATGGACCCGGACACACTCATTTCGATGCACCAGCACCGCAACGAGGAGATCATCTCATGGGTCCCTGCGGGCGTGATGCGTCACGACGACGGCGAGGGGAACAAGCTCGTGACCGATCCCGAGCACATGATGGTAATGAACGCCGGCAGCGGCTTCTGGCACGAAGAGCGCACGCTCGCCGACGACCCGCCGCTGCGGATGCTCCAGATCTTCGTCCGCCCGCACAGCCTCGACCTCGAACCGGACATCCAGCACGAGCCCATCCCCGAGCCCGTCGACAACGAGTGGCGCCATCTCTTCGGCCCCGAAGGGTCCGAGGCGCCGCTTTCCGTGCGCAACGACGTCCACTTCTACGACGTTCACCTCGAAGAGGGTGCCAGTGTCGATCTGCCGACCGAGTCAGGCTGGGACACGTACTTCTACGTCTTCGACGGGGCGGTCACCACTGGGGATACACACTTCGGAAAGACGGAGAGCGGACTGCTCGTTGAGGACACCGCGACGACGGTCACGGCCGGGACTGAGACGCTGCTCGTCGCGTTCACCATCGATCCCGACGCGCCGGTCACCCGGCAGGGGACGATCGGCCGCTGA
- a CDS encoding ABC transporter permease subunit, with protein sequence MRWLQIARKDFDDARRDRQLYYLLGILSLFALGIGYIVGDNPEFVSPGQTAMFLLSVFAILAPIVALTISQADIVGKRATGELSVLLSLPFSRRTIVLGSLVGRMAVMTVVLVAVFVLAPLVVAVRGAPVDPVALAGAFAMIWLLSVVFTAIALGISTFTRSTTLSAGGSFGVFLLFVMQLWTVIPSGVRYLLNGLSMPSGPQPEWAAVFIQLSPFAALRNLAEPVFSEIVGSVPLAAGEVGESLPWYHEPVFAAIVVVAWIVLPLAAGYWRFQTTDL encoded by the coding sequence ATGCGGTGGTTGCAGATCGCCCGCAAGGACTTCGACGATGCCCGTCGCGATAGACAGCTCTACTACCTGCTCGGGATACTGTCGCTGTTCGCCCTCGGCATCGGCTACATCGTCGGCGACAATCCCGAGTTCGTCTCCCCCGGCCAAACGGCCATGTTCCTGCTGTCGGTGTTCGCTATTCTCGCCCCGATCGTCGCACTGACGATCAGCCAGGCCGACATCGTCGGCAAGCGGGCGACCGGCGAACTCTCCGTATTGTTGAGTCTGCCCTTCTCCCGGCGGACGATCGTCCTCGGGAGTCTGGTCGGTCGGATGGCCGTCATGACGGTCGTCCTCGTCGCGGTGTTCGTCCTCGCGCCGCTCGTGGTGGCCGTCCGCGGTGCGCCGGTCGATCCGGTCGCGCTGGCCGGTGCCTTCGCGATGATCTGGCTCCTGTCGGTGGTGTTCACCGCGATCGCGCTCGGGATCTCGACGTTCACCAGATCGACGACGCTGTCGGCCGGGGGCTCCTTCGGCGTCTTCCTCCTGTTCGTCATGCAACTGTGGACGGTCATCCCCAGCGGCGTCCGGTACCTGCTCAACGGGCTCTCGATGCCGAGCGGGCCACAGCCGGAGTGGGCGGCCGTCTTCATCCAGCTGTCGCCGTTCGCCGCGCTCCGAAACCTCGCCGAGCCAGTCTTCAGTGAGATCGTTGGTTCGGTCCCGCTCGCGGCCGGCGAAGTCGGCGAGAGTCTCCCCTGGTATCATGAGCCTGTCTTCGCCGCGATCGTCGTGGTAGCGTGGATCGTCCTGCCGCTCGCCGCTGGGTACTGGCGCTTCCAGACGACCGATCTGTAG